The following are encoded in a window of Neomicrococcus lactis genomic DNA:
- a CDS encoding sulfurtransferase, producing MTSHETSHADAHRRQPALIDAGELAARLQRGDRIVVLDVRWSLAAAAAKDPASDVPVGFDEYRDGHIPGALFVDLETELAAHASPDHGRHPLPSKTDFQETVRSLGLQKDDFVVVYDDLAGMSAARAWWLLGFAGFRTAVLDGGLTAWVASGRELETGSIPRPQASGVVIDWNRKPVLKHRDVDHFAQSGSLLDARAGERYRGETEPVDPRAGHVPGAISAPTSENVNESGHFKTTEALQKRFESLLSADVPVAVYCGSGVTAAHEILALDIAGIDAALYPGSWSQWSNDESLPLETGSHKSL from the coding sequence TTGACCTCGCATGAGACTTCTCACGCTGACGCACACCGCCGCCAACCAGCGCTGATTGATGCCGGTGAGCTTGCGGCCCGATTGCAGCGCGGTGACCGAATCGTGGTACTTGACGTTCGCTGGTCACTGGCTGCCGCCGCAGCGAAGGACCCGGCGTCCGACGTTCCCGTGGGCTTCGACGAGTACCGCGACGGCCACATCCCAGGTGCTCTCTTCGTTGACTTGGAAACGGAGCTAGCCGCCCACGCTTCACCCGATCACGGTCGCCACCCACTGCCATCCAAAACGGACTTTCAAGAGACCGTTCGCTCGCTCGGCCTCCAGAAGGACGACTTCGTGGTGGTCTACGACGACCTGGCGGGCATGTCAGCCGCACGCGCCTGGTGGCTCCTCGGGTTTGCAGGCTTCCGAACGGCCGTACTCGATGGAGGTCTCACAGCATGGGTCGCCTCCGGAAGAGAACTAGAAACCGGCAGTATCCCGCGTCCGCAAGCTAGCGGCGTCGTTATCGATTGGAACCGTAAGCCAGTTCTCAAGCACCGCGACGTTGATCACTTCGCGCAGTCAGGCTCACTCTTGGACGCGCGAGCGGGGGAGCGCTACCGCGGCGAGACGGAGCCAGTGGATCCGCGCGCGGGCCACGTTCCGGGTGCCATTAGCGCCCCCACCAGCGAGAACGTCAACGAGAGCGGTCACTTCAAGACCACCGAGGCGCTGCAAAAGCGATTTGAGTCTTTGCTCTCGGCCGATGTTCCAGTCGCTGTGTACTGCGGTTCCGGTGTGACTGCGGCCCATGAGATTTTGGCGCTGGATATCGCAGGCATCGATGCTGCGCTGTACCCGGGGTCGTGGTCTCAGTGGTCAAATGACGAGTCCCTACCACTGGAAACAGGTTCCCACAAGTCACTTTGA
- a CDS encoding NAD(P)-dependent alcohol dehydrogenase: MTPQSGRPVPPAMSDIAALRESVNQQASANASAGRTAHAVGMVQTGGQLEKLDIERRAVGPRDIDIEIDFCGLCHSDIHSARGEWGAKELPLVTGHEIVGRVVALGSDVEGFEIGERVGVGCLVDSCGQCESCEQGLEQYCLNGAVGTYASTNPKTGEYTQGGYSTSIVVDQDFVLHVPESLDPAAAAPLLCAGITTYSPLNHLFVDQEDAVGVVGLGGLGHMAVKLAKAMGAVVTVFTTSPSKVEAAKELGADHVVLSKDEDAMNAVRGTLDVIIDTVAAPHDLNDYFKTLKVDGALVQVGLPSEAMPAIRPGSLISRRLTYMGSNIGGIAETQEVLDFCAEHGIVSDIEIVTGDQLNEAWERMVAGDVKYRFVLDVNSLREAETAGASA, from the coding sequence ATGACTCCTCAATCAGGCCGACCAGTGCCTCCAGCTATGTCAGATATCGCTGCTTTGCGCGAGAGCGTCAACCAGCAAGCATCCGCCAACGCCTCCGCCGGACGTACCGCCCACGCTGTGGGTATGGTTCAGACGGGCGGCCAGCTCGAAAAGCTCGACATCGAACGCCGTGCCGTAGGCCCGCGCGACATCGACATTGAGATTGACTTCTGTGGACTGTGCCACTCAGACATTCACTCCGCTCGTGGCGAATGGGGTGCGAAAGAACTTCCTTTGGTCACCGGCCACGAGATCGTGGGTCGTGTGGTTGCTCTCGGTAGCGACGTCGAGGGCTTCGAGATCGGCGAGCGCGTGGGCGTTGGCTGCCTTGTTGACTCGTGCGGTCAGTGCGAATCCTGCGAGCAGGGCTTGGAGCAGTACTGCCTCAACGGCGCTGTGGGCACCTACGCCTCGACGAACCCGAAGACCGGCGAATACACGCAGGGTGGCTACTCCACCTCGATCGTGGTGGACCAGGACTTCGTGCTTCACGTTCCTGAGTCTTTGGACCCAGCCGCCGCTGCACCGCTCCTGTGCGCAGGCATCACCACCTACTCGCCGTTGAACCACTTGTTCGTGGATCAGGAAGACGCCGTGGGCGTTGTAGGCCTCGGCGGCTTGGGCCACATGGCCGTCAAGCTTGCCAAGGCCATGGGCGCGGTTGTCACTGTCTTCACCACGTCCCCCTCCAAGGTGGAGGCTGCCAAGGAACTCGGCGCCGATCACGTGGTGTTGTCAAAGGACGAGGACGCCATGAACGCTGTTCGCGGAACGCTTGATGTCATCATCGACACGGTCGCCGCGCCTCACGATCTCAACGATTACTTCAAGACCCTCAAGGTAGACGGAGCGCTGGTTCAGGTGGGTCTCCCATCTGAAGCTATGCCAGCCATCCGCCCGGGCTCGCTCATTTCCCGCCGCCTCACCTACATGGGTTCCAACATTGGCGGCATCGCCGAAACCCAGGAAGTCTTGGACTTCTGCGCCGAGCACGGCATCGTGAGCGACATCGAAATCGTCACGGGTGACCAGCTCAACGAGGCGTGGGAACGCATGGTTGCCGGAGACGTCAAGTACCGCTTCGTCCTGGACGTCAACAGCTTGCGTGAGGCTGAGACTGCGGGAGCGTCGGCATGA
- a CDS encoding HIT family protein, which produces MSTVFSKIISGEFPGRFVWADEKVVAFLSIGPLTKGHTLVVPREEIDKWTEAPGDLVSHATSVAQIIGQAQVEAFGAERAGLMIAGFEVPHMHVHVWPVNSLEDFNLANVRSDVPDAEFDDAAHLLRVALRQAGHEQFVADAGPLPA; this is translated from the coding sequence ATGAGCACGGTCTTTTCCAAGATCATCTCGGGCGAGTTCCCTGGCCGCTTTGTCTGGGCTGACGAGAAGGTTGTTGCCTTTCTTTCGATCGGTCCGCTGACCAAGGGACATACTCTGGTGGTTCCTCGCGAAGAGATCGACAAGTGGACGGAAGCTCCCGGTGACTTGGTGTCTCACGCGACGTCCGTGGCTCAGATCATCGGTCAGGCCCAGGTGGAAGCCTTCGGCGCCGAGCGCGCTGGTCTCATGATCGCCGGCTTCGAGGTCCCACACATGCACGTGCACGTGTGGCCCGTGAATTCCCTCGAGGATTTCAACCTTGCGAATGTGCGCAGTGACGTTCCAGACGCCGAGTTCGACGACGCAGCTCACCTCTTGCGGGTCGCCTTGCGTCAAGCGGGCCACGAGCAATTCGTTGCCGACGCTGGGCCGCTTCCGGCTTAG